One Ananas comosus cultivar F153 linkage group 23, ASM154086v1, whole genome shotgun sequence genomic window carries:
- the LOC109728370 gene encoding peroxidase 1-like produces the protein MVSIKYCRRSLVQVVKYLLGCDGSVLIDSTANNTAEKDAIPNNPSLHGFEVIDAAKSVVEAQCPETVSCADILAFAARDSITLTGNVTYQVPAGRRDGTVSNASEVIPNIPAPTFNSTQLINSFQAKNLTAEEMVILSGAHTVGVSHCSSFLNRIYNFSNTSQVDPTMSPAYAKLLQALCPSNSTRFTPITTGLDVISPGVLDNKYYVGLTNSLSLLTSDHALLTDANLSAAVSRFATHQSAWESKFTKAMVRMGEIQVLTGTEGQIRLNCRVVNNASTTAAAAAATGFGSVVGSSHYTAGGVATI, from the exons atggtttCCATCAAGTATTGCCGACGGTCTCTAGTGCAAGTGGTAAAGTATTTGCTG GGTTGCGATGGCTCCGTCCTCATCGACTCGACCGCGAACAACACCGCCGAGAAAGACGCCATCCCCAACAACCCGAGCCTCCACGGCTTCGAGGTGATCGACGCCGCCAAGTCGGTCGTCGAAGCCCAGTGCCCCGAAACCGTCTCCTGCGCCGACATCCTCGCCTTTGCGGCCCGCGATAGCATCACCCTGACCGGCAACGTCACCTACCAG GTCCCTGCGGGACGCCGCGACGGCACCGTCTCGAACGCGTCGGAGGTCATTCCAAACATCCCAGCGCCGACCTTCAACTCGACGCAGCTGATAAACAGTTTCCAGGCGAAAAACCTGACAGCAGAGGAGATGGTGATTCTCTCCGGCGCCCACACTGTTGGTGTGTCCCACTGCTCCTCTTTCCTCAACAGGATCTACAACTTCAGCAACACCAGCCAG GTGGACCCGACGATGAGCCCGGCATATGCGAAGCTGCTGCAGGCGCTGTGCCCGTCGAACAGCACGCGGTTCACGCCCATCACGACGGGGCTGGACGTGATCAGCCCCGGCGTGCTGGACAACAAGTACTACGTCGGCCTGACGAACTCGCTGAGCCTGCTCACGTCCGACCACGCCCTCCTCACGGACGCCAACCTCAGCGCGGCGGTCAGCCGGTTCGCGACCCACCAGTCGGCGTGGGAGTCGAAATTCACCAAGGCCATGGTCAGGATGGGCGAGATTCAGGTCCTGACCGGGACCGAGGGACAGATCAGGCTCAACTGCAGAGTTGTGAACAATGCCTCCActactgcagcagcagcagcagcaactggGTTTGGGTCTGTGGTGGGCTCTAGCCACTATACTGCTGGAGGGGTGGCCACTATCTAG
- the LOC109727935 gene encoding protein GFS12 isoform X1: MWCYECLESRIGADFSGGAVFRYGVSDSPLPLASSAVVQIYVNGSEGNAPSEGVSDQFVLVGLSVDNKKECFENGVVKECHGTENNSSLDRGQCERELDVGSPSDGTPSSSQTISSSGRVNLIYFEHGNSLSNFCKQSPCVRMIAALTPVSHVGEASSITIREIVSKYLCGSTEDHVISSLNMLAERKVSGWHGVNFLNLVGFSSFDGTSTTDIVRHPNICPVLGVLETPDYCYLLHPKAPYTLENILHYSPKAFQSDWHVRFFIYQIISALGYLHGLGVSHGNISPSTILLTNFLWPWLSVSDMRLLKSNSRLKDSNCPSSSSGCLREDCPCRTIYSESKLSMSVDFHSNFKRWWEGELSNYDYLLVLNKLAGRRWGDHTFHTVMPWVIDFTVKPDERSDLGWRDLTKSKWRLAKGDEQLDFTYSTSEVPHHVSDECLSELAVCSYKARRLPLAILKSAVRSVYEPNEYPSSMQRLYQWTPDECIPEFYSDPRIFISRHSEMINLAVPSWASNPEEFILLHREALESERVSRQLHHWIDITFGYKLSGLASVEAKNVMLPVSDPLRPKSIGRRQLFTKAHPMRRGITPHSSYCTNKKSCIKCQKQANNININGNMVSATSNNHLSQTHYLEDLEAAMVFSEHARHLNPIYNYREDIIENCSSLDNPQSMHSGMEILEQPNSALPLPPEFDFASFVENFEADDTTYMGFQELLHWRQKSSTLGVHSENCADDIFSIGCILAELYIQRPLFDPVSLAAYKESDILPGALQELSSPVALLVEACIQGEWNRRPSAKYLLESQYFPPSVRSAYMFLAPLQLSSKSKYRLQYAAKLASEGALKLMGSFAAEMCAPYCLPLVKSPLSDAESESALCLLREFLKCLKNQAAKELILPIIQKILQASEYSHLKVSILQDSFVRDLWKKLGKPTYLEKVHPLVISNLNNSPNKIAASAAAVVLIGSSEELGIPITVHQTILPLIHSFGKGLCADGIDALIRIGALLGEKFIVKQLLPLLRNVVLSCIEASQMNKPEPQQSWNSLTLIDCFSALAGLVSALPVMVVLKELVQDQICLHVKVLLQSQFDLRVTQVAAIALVGLCQRIGPEYTSMYILPNLKELFAELAFSQITFGPTPSGRSLKISKLKLDDDVKIESRMDLVLLLYPFLASLLGIEKIRQCCSTWFLLEQMLQKCYNWKWESFGETSKSGESSKSQRLQVVTYSSAEHNPAKLLLNGVGWSIPQSQGVKGGMTITDSTKENDLEQLTLATNLLAPNFENHEPWFWFPSCDSSWDGPDFLGRSGGLKDEIPWKIKASVLHSARAHPGALRSIVVCDDECTVFTGGVGPGFKGSIQRWELPKMNCISGYYGHDEVVNAICLLSTTGRIASCDGTIHVWSAQTGKLIAAYAESSTNSPHQTIAKMNADQTNMLTPSALSGGILSNAFSGSLYTCMHYLESDEKLVAGVGNGSLRLIDVVRDQKLHLWRTDSSEHSFSSLVSAICSCGSKKLGLEGSLASSSWIAAGLSSGQCRLLDMRSGNVIALWRAHDGYITKLAAPEDHLLVSSSLDKTLRVWDLRRNVATPSNVYRGHSDGISSFSVWGQDVISVSRNKIALTSLARSTDEIGGEQRLIPRKLYSADKGMRNLSILSTVSVLPFSRLLLVGTEDGYLKICC; this comes from the exons ATGTGGTGCTACGAGTGCTTGGAGAGCCGAATCGGCGCCGACTTCTCCGGCGGCGCCGTCTTTCGCTACGGCGTCTCCGATTCGCCGCTCCCTctcgcctcctccgccgtcgtCCAG ATCTATGTGAATGGGAGTGAGGGGAATGCTCCAAG CGAAGGGGTCTCTGATCAATTTGTGCTGGTGGGATTATCTGTTGATAA TAAGAAGGAATGTTTTGAGAATGGTGTTGTGAAAGAATGCCACGGCACAGAAAACAACTCCTCCTTAGACCGAGGTCAATGTGAAAGAGAACTTGATGTTGGTAGTCCGAGCGATGGCACTCCATCTTCCTCGCAAACTATTTCCTCGTCTGGAAGAGtgaatctaatttattttgaaCATGGAAATTCCTTGTCCAACTTTTGCAAACAATCACCATGTGTTAGGATGATCGCTGCATTAACCCCTGTTTCTCATGTTGGTGAAGCCTCAAGCATCACGATCAGAGAGATAGTTTCGAAATACTTATGTGGATCAACAGAAGACCATGTGATTTCATCCTTAAATATGCTCGCCGAACGGAAAGTGAGTGGGTGGCATGGTGTGAATTTCTTAAATTTAGTAGGATTTTCTTCATTTGATGGCACTTCTACTACTGATATTGTGAGACATCCCAATATCTGCCCTGTTTTAGGTGTTCTGGAAACACCAGATTATTGCTATCTATTGCATCCGAAGGCTCCTTATACTCTGGAAAATATCCTTCACTACAGTCCCAAGGCTTTTCAGTCAGATTGGCACGTTAGATTTTTTATCTACCAGATAATTTCTGCTTTGGGTTATCTTCATGGTTTAGGTGTTTCTCATGGCAATATAAGCCCTTCCACCATACTTTTAACCAATTTTCTTTGGCCTTGGCTGAGTGTTAGTGACATGCGCCTTTTAAAAAGTAACTCAAGATTGAAAGATTCTAATTGTCCTTCCTCAAGCTCAGGCTGTTTAAGAGAAGACTGTCCTTGCCGAACTATATATTCAGAATCTAAGTTGTCAATGTCTGTAGACTTTCATTCTAATTTTAAGAGATGGTGGGAGGGTGAATTAAGCAATTATGATTACCTTCTTGTGTTAAACAAGTTAGCTGGTAGAAGGTGGGGCGACCATACATTCCACACTGTAATGCCTTGGGTTATAGACTTTACTGTGAAACCCGATGAACGTTCGGATTTGGGGTGGAGAGACCTCACGAAAAGCAAATGGCGATTGGCAAAAGGCGACGAACAATTGGACTTCACTTATTCAACATCTGAAGTTCCCCACCATGTTTCTGACGAATGCTTGTCTGAATTAGCAGTATGCAGCTATAAAGCAAGAAGGCTACCTTTAGCAATTTTGAAATCAGCTGTTAGATCTGTGTATGAGCCTAATGAGTACCCCTCAAGCATGCAGAGACTTTATCAGTGGACCCCAGACGAGTGCATCCCGGAATTTTATAGTGATCCTCGAATTTTCATTTCTCGCCATTCTGAGATGATCAATCTCGCTGTTCCATCATGGGCTTCAAATCCAGAAGAGTTTATTTTGCTGCATCGAGAAGCGTTAGAAAGTGAACGTGTCTCACGACAACTTCATCATTGGATTGACATAACATTTGGGTATAAGCTTTCCGGCCTGGCTTCTGTAGAAGCCAAGAACGTGATGTTGCCCGTGAGTGATCCATTGAGGCCAAAGTCTATTGGCCGTCGACAGCTTTTTACAAAAGCTCATCCGATGCGCCGTGGTATCACTCCTCACTCCAGTTATTGCACTAATAAAAAATCATGTATTAAGTGCCAAAAACAAGCAAATAATATAAACATAAATGGAAACATGGTTTCAGCTACCAGTAACAATCATCTTTCACAGACTCATTATTTGGAAGATTTAGAAGCAGCAATGGTATTTTCTGAACATGCGCGCCATTTAAATCCAATCTACAATTACCGTGAAGATATTATTGAGAATTGTTCTTCACTTGATAATCCACAAAGCATGCATTCAGGGATGGAGATTTTAGAACAGCCCAACAGTGCTTTACCGCTTCCACCTGAATTCGATTTTGCCTCCTTTGTTGAAAACTTTGAAGCGGATGATACCACCTATATGGGATTTCAAGAATTGTTGCACTGGAGACAAAAATCATCTACTTTGGGGGTGCATTCTGAAAATTGCGCtgatgatatattttctattggATGCATATTGGCCGAGCTCTATATCCAGAGGCCGCTTTTTGATCCTGTCTCACTAGCTGCATACAAAGAAAGCGACATATTACCAGGAGCTCTGCAAGAATTGTCTTCTCCTGTTGCACTTCTTGTTGAAGCATGTATCCAAGGAGAATGGAATAG GAGGCCATCTGCAAAATACCTTTTGGAGTCGCAATACTTTCCTCCGTCAGTTCGATCGGCATACATGTTTCTCGCTCCACTTCAACTCTCGTCTAAATCCAAGTATCGTCTTCAGTATGCTGCTAAGCTCGCTAGTGAAGGAGCTTTGAAATTAATGGGATCGTTTGCCGCTGAAATGTGCGCCCCTTACTGCTTACCTCTTGTAAAATCACCTCTCTCCGATGCTGAATCTGAGTCAGCTCTGTGTCTTCTGAGAGAATTTTTAAAGTGTTTGAAGAACCAAGCAGCAAAAGAATTGATCTTGCCCATCATTCAGAAGATCTTACAG GCATCGGAATATTCACATCTGAAGGTCTCTATCCTCCAAGATTCCTTTGTTAGGGATTTATGGAAGAAATTGGGCAAACCAACATATCTTGAGAAGGTTCATCCTTTAGtcatttcaaatttaaacaaTTCGCCTAACAAGAtagctgcttctgctgctgctgttgttctGATTGGCTCAAGTGAAGAGCTTGGCATTCCCATTACAGTTCATCAG acAATCTTGCCACTAATCCATTCTTTTGGCAAAGGCCTTTGCGCTGACGGAATTGATGCTCTGATTAGAATAG GTGCTCTTCTTGGAGAAAAATTTATCGTCAAACAACTTCTACCTTTATTAAGGAATGTTGTTCTCTCCTGTATCGAAGCGTCGCAGATGAATAAACCTGAGCCTCAGCAAAGCTGGAATTCGTTAACTTTAATCGACTGTTTTTCCGCTTTGGCTGGTCTGGTTTCTGCCCTTCCTGTGATGGTGGTTCTTAAAGAGCTAGTTCAG GATCAAATTTGCCTGCATGTTAAGGTTCTCTTGCAATCTCAGTTCGATCTTCGTGTGACGCAG GTTGCTGCGATTGCGCTTGTCGGTCTTTGTCAAAGGATTGGACCAGAATACACTTCTATGTATATTTTGCCAAATCTGAAAGAGCTTTTTGCTGAACTAGCTTTTTCTCAAATAACCTTTGGACCAACTCCCTCTGGGAGAAGCTTGAAAATCTCCAAATTGAAATTAGACGACGATGTTAAGATTGAATCCAGAATGGACCTCGT GTTACTTCTGTATCCTTTCCTGGCATCACTTCTGGGCATAGAGAAGATCCGGCAATGCTGTTCTACATGGTTTCTTTTGGAGCAAATGCTTCAAAAATGTTATAATTGGAAG TGGGAATCTTTTGGTGAGACTTCTAAAAGTGGCGAATCATCAAAGTCTCAAAGGCTTCAGGTTGTTACATATTCTTCAGCTGAACACAATCCAGCTAAACTGTTGCTTAATGGGGTTGGATGGTCCATACCGCAATCTCAAGGAGTTAAAGGTGGTATGACTATAACAGACTCCACAAAGGAAAATGATCTCGAACAATTGACACTTGCCACTAATTTATTGGCCCCAAATTTCGAAAACCACGAACCTTGGTTTTGGTTTCCGAGCTGTGATTCTAGTTGGGATGGCCCTGACTTTCTTGGACGGAGTGGTGGGCTGAAAGATGAAATTCCTTGGAAGATAAAAGCATCTGTGCTTCACTCTGCCCGGGCTCACCCTGGTGCGCTTAGATCGATAGTTGTTTGCGATGATGAGTGCACGGTTTTTACTGGTGGAGTTGGTCCTGGGTTCAAAGGGAGTATTCAAAGGTGGGAGTTGCCTAAGATGAACTGCATATCTGGTTATTATGGACATGACGAG GTTGTTAATGCTATATGCCTACTTTCGACGACTGGAAGAATAGCCTCTTGTGATGGTACAATTCATGTATGGAGTGCACAAACTGGGAAGCTTATAGCAGCCTATGCAGAGTCCTCGACAAACTCTCCACATCAAACCATAGCAAAGATGAATGCAGACCAGACAAATATGCTTACTCCGAGCGCTTTATCTGGTGGAATTTTGTCTAATGCATTCAGTGGTAGTTTGTATACCTGCATGCATTACCTTGAATCTGATGAAAAGCTGGTAGCTGGCGTAGGAAATGGTTCACTCAG GCTCATTGATGTTGTTCGGGACCAGAAGCTGCATTTGTGGAGGACTGACTCATCTGAGCATTCGTTTTCATCTCTTGTATCTGCTATCTGCTCTTGTGGGTCCAAAAAGTTAGGGTTAGAGGGTTCTCTGGCTTCATCATCCTGGATAGCGGCAGGACTGAGCTCAGGCCAATGTAGATTGCTCGACATGAGGAGTGGGAATGTTATTGCACTTTGGCGAGCCCATGACGGCTATATTACAAAG TTGGCTGCTCCAGAGGATCATTTGCTGGTGTCCAGTTCACTTGACAAAACTCTGCGAGTGTGGGACCTAAGAAG GAACGTAGCAACCCCGTCAAATGTTTATCGAGGCCATTCTGATGGCATCTCGAGCTTCTCCGTGTGGGGCCAGGACGTGATTTCTGTTTCCAGAAACAAGATCGCGTTGACTTCCCTCGCCAGATCAACAGATGAA ATTGGCGGGGAGCAGCGGCTTATACCTCGGAAACTTTATTCTGCTGATAAGGGGATGAGGAATCTGTCGATTCTGTCGACCGTCAGCGTGCTTCCTTTCTCGCGATTGCTTCTTGTCGGAACTGAAGATGGTTATCTTAAAATCTGCTGCTAg
- the LOC109727935 gene encoding protein GFS12 isoform X2 — MWINRRPCDFILKYARRTESVLETPDYCYLLHPKAPYTLENILHYSPKAFQSDWHVRFFIYQIISALGYLHGLGVSHGNISPSTILLTNFLWPWLSVSDMRLLKSNSRLKDSNCPSSSSGCLREDCPCRTIYSESKLSMSVDFHSNFKRWWEGELSNYDYLLVLNKLAGRRWGDHTFHTVMPWVIDFTVKPDERSDLGWRDLTKSKWRLAKGDEQLDFTYSTSEVPHHVSDECLSELAVCSYKARRLPLAILKSAVRSVYEPNEYPSSMQRLYQWTPDECIPEFYSDPRIFISRHSEMINLAVPSWASNPEEFILLHREALESERVSRQLHHWIDITFGYKLSGLASVEAKNVMLPVSDPLRPKSIGRRQLFTKAHPMRRGITPHSSYCTNKKSCIKCQKQANNININGNMVSATSNNHLSQTHYLEDLEAAMVFSEHARHLNPIYNYREDIIENCSSLDNPQSMHSGMEILEQPNSALPLPPEFDFASFVENFEADDTTYMGFQELLHWRQKSSTLGVHSENCADDIFSIGCILAELYIQRPLFDPVSLAAYKESDILPGALQELSSPVALLVEACIQGEWNRRPSAKYLLESQYFPPSVRSAYMFLAPLQLSSKSKYRLQYAAKLASEGALKLMGSFAAEMCAPYCLPLVKSPLSDAESESALCLLREFLKCLKNQAAKELILPIIQKILQASEYSHLKVSILQDSFVRDLWKKLGKPTYLEKVHPLVISNLNNSPNKIAASAAAVVLIGSSEELGIPITVHQTILPLIHSFGKGLCADGIDALIRIGALLGEKFIVKQLLPLLRNVVLSCIEASQMNKPEPQQSWNSLTLIDCFSALAGLVSALPVMVVLKELVQDQICLHVKVLLQSQFDLRVTQVAAIALVGLCQRIGPEYTSMYILPNLKELFAELAFSQITFGPTPSGRSLKISKLKLDDDVKIESRMDLVLLLYPFLASLLGIEKIRQCCSTWFLLEQMLQKCYNWKWESFGETSKSGESSKSQRLQVVTYSSAEHNPAKLLLNGVGWSIPQSQGVKGGMTITDSTKENDLEQLTLATNLLAPNFENHEPWFWFPSCDSSWDGPDFLGRSGGLKDEIPWKIKASVLHSARAHPGALRSIVVCDDECTVFTGGVGPGFKGSIQRWELPKMNCISGYYGHDEVVNAICLLSTTGRIASCDGTIHVWSAQTGKLIAAYAESSTNSPHQTIAKMNADQTNMLTPSALSGGILSNAFSGSLYTCMHYLESDEKLVAGVGNGSLRLIDVVRDQKLHLWRTDSSEHSFSSLVSAICSCGSKKLGLEGSLASSSWIAAGLSSGQCRLLDMRSGNVIALWRAHDGYITKLAAPEDHLLVSSSLDKTLRVWDLRRNVATPSNVYRGHSDGISSFSVWGQDVISVSRNKIALTSLARSTDEIGGEQRLIPRKLYSADKGMRNLSILSTVSVLPFSRLLLVGTEDGYLKICC; from the exons ATGTGGATCAACAGAAGACCATGTGATTTCATCCTTAAATATGCTCGCCGAACGGAAA GTGTTCTGGAAACACCAGATTATTGCTATCTATTGCATCCGAAGGCTCCTTATACTCTGGAAAATATCCTTCACTACAGTCCCAAGGCTTTTCAGTCAGATTGGCACGTTAGATTTTTTATCTACCAGATAATTTCTGCTTTGGGTTATCTTCATGGTTTAGGTGTTTCTCATGGCAATATAAGCCCTTCCACCATACTTTTAACCAATTTTCTTTGGCCTTGGCTGAGTGTTAGTGACATGCGCCTTTTAAAAAGTAACTCAAGATTGAAAGATTCTAATTGTCCTTCCTCAAGCTCAGGCTGTTTAAGAGAAGACTGTCCTTGCCGAACTATATATTCAGAATCTAAGTTGTCAATGTCTGTAGACTTTCATTCTAATTTTAAGAGATGGTGGGAGGGTGAATTAAGCAATTATGATTACCTTCTTGTGTTAAACAAGTTAGCTGGTAGAAGGTGGGGCGACCATACATTCCACACTGTAATGCCTTGGGTTATAGACTTTACTGTGAAACCCGATGAACGTTCGGATTTGGGGTGGAGAGACCTCACGAAAAGCAAATGGCGATTGGCAAAAGGCGACGAACAATTGGACTTCACTTATTCAACATCTGAAGTTCCCCACCATGTTTCTGACGAATGCTTGTCTGAATTAGCAGTATGCAGCTATAAAGCAAGAAGGCTACCTTTAGCAATTTTGAAATCAGCTGTTAGATCTGTGTATGAGCCTAATGAGTACCCCTCAAGCATGCAGAGACTTTATCAGTGGACCCCAGACGAGTGCATCCCGGAATTTTATAGTGATCCTCGAATTTTCATTTCTCGCCATTCTGAGATGATCAATCTCGCTGTTCCATCATGGGCTTCAAATCCAGAAGAGTTTATTTTGCTGCATCGAGAAGCGTTAGAAAGTGAACGTGTCTCACGACAACTTCATCATTGGATTGACATAACATTTGGGTATAAGCTTTCCGGCCTGGCTTCTGTAGAAGCCAAGAACGTGATGTTGCCCGTGAGTGATCCATTGAGGCCAAAGTCTATTGGCCGTCGACAGCTTTTTACAAAAGCTCATCCGATGCGCCGTGGTATCACTCCTCACTCCAGTTATTGCACTAATAAAAAATCATGTATTAAGTGCCAAAAACAAGCAAATAATATAAACATAAATGGAAACATGGTTTCAGCTACCAGTAACAATCATCTTTCACAGACTCATTATTTGGAAGATTTAGAAGCAGCAATGGTATTTTCTGAACATGCGCGCCATTTAAATCCAATCTACAATTACCGTGAAGATATTATTGAGAATTGTTCTTCACTTGATAATCCACAAAGCATGCATTCAGGGATGGAGATTTTAGAACAGCCCAACAGTGCTTTACCGCTTCCACCTGAATTCGATTTTGCCTCCTTTGTTGAAAACTTTGAAGCGGATGATACCACCTATATGGGATTTCAAGAATTGTTGCACTGGAGACAAAAATCATCTACTTTGGGGGTGCATTCTGAAAATTGCGCtgatgatatattttctattggATGCATATTGGCCGAGCTCTATATCCAGAGGCCGCTTTTTGATCCTGTCTCACTAGCTGCATACAAAGAAAGCGACATATTACCAGGAGCTCTGCAAGAATTGTCTTCTCCTGTTGCACTTCTTGTTGAAGCATGTATCCAAGGAGAATGGAATAG GAGGCCATCTGCAAAATACCTTTTGGAGTCGCAATACTTTCCTCCGTCAGTTCGATCGGCATACATGTTTCTCGCTCCACTTCAACTCTCGTCTAAATCCAAGTATCGTCTTCAGTATGCTGCTAAGCTCGCTAGTGAAGGAGCTTTGAAATTAATGGGATCGTTTGCCGCTGAAATGTGCGCCCCTTACTGCTTACCTCTTGTAAAATCACCTCTCTCCGATGCTGAATCTGAGTCAGCTCTGTGTCTTCTGAGAGAATTTTTAAAGTGTTTGAAGAACCAAGCAGCAAAAGAATTGATCTTGCCCATCATTCAGAAGATCTTACAG GCATCGGAATATTCACATCTGAAGGTCTCTATCCTCCAAGATTCCTTTGTTAGGGATTTATGGAAGAAATTGGGCAAACCAACATATCTTGAGAAGGTTCATCCTTTAGtcatttcaaatttaaacaaTTCGCCTAACAAGAtagctgcttctgctgctgctgttgttctGATTGGCTCAAGTGAAGAGCTTGGCATTCCCATTACAGTTCATCAG acAATCTTGCCACTAATCCATTCTTTTGGCAAAGGCCTTTGCGCTGACGGAATTGATGCTCTGATTAGAATAG GTGCTCTTCTTGGAGAAAAATTTATCGTCAAACAACTTCTACCTTTATTAAGGAATGTTGTTCTCTCCTGTATCGAAGCGTCGCAGATGAATAAACCTGAGCCTCAGCAAAGCTGGAATTCGTTAACTTTAATCGACTGTTTTTCCGCTTTGGCTGGTCTGGTTTCTGCCCTTCCTGTGATGGTGGTTCTTAAAGAGCTAGTTCAG GATCAAATTTGCCTGCATGTTAAGGTTCTCTTGCAATCTCAGTTCGATCTTCGTGTGACGCAG GTTGCTGCGATTGCGCTTGTCGGTCTTTGTCAAAGGATTGGACCAGAATACACTTCTATGTATATTTTGCCAAATCTGAAAGAGCTTTTTGCTGAACTAGCTTTTTCTCAAATAACCTTTGGACCAACTCCCTCTGGGAGAAGCTTGAAAATCTCCAAATTGAAATTAGACGACGATGTTAAGATTGAATCCAGAATGGACCTCGT GTTACTTCTGTATCCTTTCCTGGCATCACTTCTGGGCATAGAGAAGATCCGGCAATGCTGTTCTACATGGTTTCTTTTGGAGCAAATGCTTCAAAAATGTTATAATTGGAAG TGGGAATCTTTTGGTGAGACTTCTAAAAGTGGCGAATCATCAAAGTCTCAAAGGCTTCAGGTTGTTACATATTCTTCAGCTGAACACAATCCAGCTAAACTGTTGCTTAATGGGGTTGGATGGTCCATACCGCAATCTCAAGGAGTTAAAGGTGGTATGACTATAACAGACTCCACAAAGGAAAATGATCTCGAACAATTGACACTTGCCACTAATTTATTGGCCCCAAATTTCGAAAACCACGAACCTTGGTTTTGGTTTCCGAGCTGTGATTCTAGTTGGGATGGCCCTGACTTTCTTGGACGGAGTGGTGGGCTGAAAGATGAAATTCCTTGGAAGATAAAAGCATCTGTGCTTCACTCTGCCCGGGCTCACCCTGGTGCGCTTAGATCGATAGTTGTTTGCGATGATGAGTGCACGGTTTTTACTGGTGGAGTTGGTCCTGGGTTCAAAGGGAGTATTCAAAGGTGGGAGTTGCCTAAGATGAACTGCATATCTGGTTATTATGGACATGACGAG GTTGTTAATGCTATATGCCTACTTTCGACGACTGGAAGAATAGCCTCTTGTGATGGTACAATTCATGTATGGAGTGCACAAACTGGGAAGCTTATAGCAGCCTATGCAGAGTCCTCGACAAACTCTCCACATCAAACCATAGCAAAGATGAATGCAGACCAGACAAATATGCTTACTCCGAGCGCTTTATCTGGTGGAATTTTGTCTAATGCATTCAGTGGTAGTTTGTATACCTGCATGCATTACCTTGAATCTGATGAAAAGCTGGTAGCTGGCGTAGGAAATGGTTCACTCAG GCTCATTGATGTTGTTCGGGACCAGAAGCTGCATTTGTGGAGGACTGACTCATCTGAGCATTCGTTTTCATCTCTTGTATCTGCTATCTGCTCTTGTGGGTCCAAAAAGTTAGGGTTAGAGGGTTCTCTGGCTTCATCATCCTGGATAGCGGCAGGACTGAGCTCAGGCCAATGTAGATTGCTCGACATGAGGAGTGGGAATGTTATTGCACTTTGGCGAGCCCATGACGGCTATATTACAAAG TTGGCTGCTCCAGAGGATCATTTGCTGGTGTCCAGTTCACTTGACAAAACTCTGCGAGTGTGGGACCTAAGAAG GAACGTAGCAACCCCGTCAAATGTTTATCGAGGCCATTCTGATGGCATCTCGAGCTTCTCCGTGTGGGGCCAGGACGTGATTTCTGTTTCCAGAAACAAGATCGCGTTGACTTCCCTCGCCAGATCAACAGATGAA ATTGGCGGGGAGCAGCGGCTTATACCTCGGAAACTTTATTCTGCTGATAAGGGGATGAGGAATCTGTCGATTCTGTCGACCGTCAGCGTGCTTCCTTTCTCGCGATTGCTTCTTGTCGGAACTGAAGATGGTTATCTTAAAATCTGCTGCTAg